One part of the Aurantibacillus circumpalustris genome encodes these proteins:
- a CDS encoding ABC transporter ATP-binding protein gives MIKVTELEKIYRTEEVETVALNKISFDIKTGEFVAIMGPSGCGKSTLLNIIGLLDDLDGGSFKFNDIEVAKFNERKRAEMRKHNIGFVFQSFNLIDELTVFENVELPLIYTGVATAERKRIVDEVLDKIQIAHRRNHYPQQLSGGQQQRVAVARAVVNKPKLILADEPTGNLDSRNGNDVMQLLTDLNEQGTTIIMVTHSEHDARYTHRIINMLDGQIVTQNIKI, from the coding sequence ATGATAAAAGTAACAGAACTTGAGAAAATTTATCGTACCGAAGAAGTGGAAACGGTAGCGTTAAATAAAATTTCGTTTGATATTAAAACGGGCGAATTTGTGGCTATTATGGGTCCTTCGGGTTGCGGTAAATCTACGCTATTAAACATAATTGGTTTGCTAGACGATTTGGATGGTGGTAGTTTTAAGTTTAATGATATTGAAGTGGCAAAGTTTAATGAACGCAAACGTGCTGAAATGCGTAAGCATAACATTGGTTTTGTTTTTCAAAGTTTTAACCTGATAGACGAATTAACGGTTTTTGAAAACGTAGAACTTCCTTTAATATATACAGGAGTTGCCACGGCTGAAAGAAAACGAATTGTTGATGAAGTGTTAGATAAAATTCAAATCGCGCATCGGCGCAATCATTATCCACAACAGCTTTCCGGAGGTCAGCAACAACGTGTTGCTGTTGCTCGGGCCGTTGTAAACAAACCCAAATTAATTCTTGCCGATGAGCCAACAGGAAATTTGGATTCACGCAATGGTAACGACGTTATGCAACTTTTAACTGATTTGAATGAACAAGGAACTACTATTATTATGGTAACGCACTCTGAACACGATGCGCGGTATACGCACCGCATCATAAATATGCTTGACGGACAAATTGTAACTCAAAATATTAAAATATAA
- a CDS encoding ABC transporter permease — protein MLKNYFKIAWRNLLKNKLFSFINIIGLAIGIGCCVLIFIYVENELSYDTFNENADRICRVTSVVYQEKKEEHFAPTSPITVQKIQDGFPEVEKIVRLTFSGRLITYKDKTFYDTKTLFADSTFFDIFSFPLLDGSAQKALVAPYSLVVTEKIAKKYFGKESPVGKILKLDTLTVMVTGVMKDIPLNSHINFDCLVSRSTLFEMNKGESTWRDDHEKNWLNCNAYSYLLLKNKVDVKNFETKVNKYLTIETAGLKKDIGMWMNVAVQPILDIHLKSKMEHEFRGTKNSDISYVYIFSATAFLILLIACCNFINLSTAKSLNRSKEIGLRKVIGANRAQLISQFLGESVLFTLIASVLSFLLVLLFLPVFNSFIETKLEFSRSIAWLYLAIIFSVGLLAGLYPALLMSSFAPIRSLKGKISHGIADIIFRKGLVVFQFSIAIVLIIVTTLILRQLDFIQNRNIGLNKDQVLTIELRGIGPQKGDVLVKELSKNPKVLSTSLTNFTFKGIPNITVLPEGFAQTELTGCAVISVDEDFLKTMQIEVLEGRNFSKDYSTDINEAFIVNEAAVKEFRWKTPKEAIGKKVEWAFGKNGKIIGVVKDFNFASMKENVKPLLIHIFKHWHGTVIARLKTDNLTSTMKEIEATFKTVAGDAPFKATFMEDDFNALYQSEKNMRSVLSTFTFLAVLVACLGLFGLATFTIKQRFREIGIRKVLGSSVSDIVRLLSKDFLKLVVISFLIASPVAWYAMHKWLQNYAFRIDIGAWVFIISGSLALLIAFLTVSTQAIKAAIANPVKSLRTE, from the coding sequence ATGCTAAAAAACTATTTTAAAATAGCCTGGAGAAATCTTTTAAAAAATAAACTGTTCTCGTTCATCAATATCATTGGACTTGCCATTGGTATTGGTTGTTGTGTGCTTATTTTCATTTACGTTGAAAATGAATTAAGCTACGACACTTTTAATGAGAATGCCGATAGAATTTGTCGTGTAACCTCAGTTGTTTACCAGGAAAAAAAGGAAGAACATTTCGCACCTACTTCCCCTATCACTGTGCAAAAAATTCAAGATGGATTCCCGGAAGTGGAAAAGATAGTCCGGCTCACTTTTTCAGGCAGACTTATTACCTACAAAGACAAAACATTTTACGATACAAAAACTCTATTTGCAGACTCAACTTTTTTTGACATTTTTTCTTTTCCACTACTGGACGGCAGTGCTCAAAAGGCCTTGGTGGCTCCCTATAGCCTTGTAGTAACCGAAAAAATTGCAAAAAAATACTTTGGCAAGGAATCTCCGGTTGGTAAAATATTAAAGTTAGATACATTAACTGTAATGGTGACGGGTGTTATGAAAGACATTCCTCTTAATTCGCACATCAATTTTGATTGTCTTGTTTCAAGAAGTACCTTATTTGAAATGAATAAAGGCGAGTCAACCTGGCGCGACGATCATGAAAAGAATTGGCTAAACTGTAATGCCTATTCCTATTTACTTTTGAAAAATAAAGTAGATGTAAAAAATTTTGAAACTAAGGTGAATAAATACTTGACCATAGAAACTGCGGGTTTAAAAAAAGACATTGGTATGTGGATGAATGTTGCGGTACAACCGATTCTTGATATTCATTTAAAATCAAAAATGGAGCACGAATTCCGCGGGACTAAAAACAGTGATATTTCTTATGTTTATATTTTTTCGGCTACAGCCTTCTTAATTTTATTGATCGCCTGTTGCAATTTTATTAATCTTTCAACCGCTAAATCCTTAAACAGATCAAAAGAGATTGGACTCAGAAAAGTTATCGGCGCCAATCGCGCTCAACTCATTTCACAATTTCTTGGTGAATCTGTGCTGTTCACACTAATAGCAAGCGTTTTATCGTTCTTGCTTGTTTTGCTCTTTTTGCCGGTGTTTAATTCTTTTATTGAAACAAAACTTGAATTTAGCAGAAGTATCGCTTGGCTTTACCTTGCAATTATATTCAGTGTTGGACTACTGGCAGGTTTGTACCCAGCGCTCCTCATGTCATCCTTCGCTCCCATTCGTTCTCTAAAAGGAAAAATTAGTCACGGTATCGCAGATATTATTTTTCGAAAAGGCTTAGTGGTATTTCAATTTTCTATCGCCATTGTTTTAATTATTGTAACAACCTTAATTCTTCGGCAACTAGACTTTATCCAGAACCGTAACATTGGTTTAAATAAGGATCAAGTATTAACAATTGAACTAAGAGGCATCGGTCCGCAGAAAGGTGATGTACTTGTTAAAGAGTTGAGTAAAAATCCAAAAGTTTTAAGCACAAGCTTAACCAATTTTACATTTAAAGGTATACCAAACATTACGGTGCTTCCAGAGGGATTCGCCCAAACAGAATTAACAGGGTGTGCAGTTATTTCGGTAGATGAAGATTTTTTAAAAACCATGCAAATAGAAGTTCTTGAAGGAAGAAATTTTTCTAAAGACTATTCTACAGATATTAACGAGGCCTTTATAGTAAATGAAGCGGCCGTAAAAGAATTCAGGTGGAAAACACCCAAAGAAGCCATTGGCAAAAAAGTGGAATGGGCTTTCGGCAAAAATGGAAAAATAATTGGTGTGGTAAAAGATTTTAATTTCGCCTCGATGAAGGAAAATGTAAAACCTCTACTCATTCATATTTTCAAGCATTGGCACGGCACAGTGATTGCTCGTTTAAAAACCGATAATCTTACTTCAACCATGAAAGAGATAGAAGCAACGTTTAAAACAGTTGCGGGAGATGCTCCGTTTAAAGCAACCTTTATGGAAGATGACTTTAACGCTTTATATCAATCTGAAAAAAATATGCGTTCAGTATTGAGTACTTTTACTTTTTTAGCTGTGCTTGTTGCATGCCTTGGTTTGTTTGGTTTAGCGACCTTCACCATCAAACAACGCTTCAGAGAAATAGGTATCCGCAAAGTGCTTGGCTCAAGCGTTAGTGACATCGTACGACTATTATCTAAAGATTTTTTAAAACTGGTAGTTATTTCTTTTCTAATAGCATCTCCAGTTGCCTGGTATGCCATGCATAAATGGTTACAGAATTATGCTTTTCGTATTGATATTGGCGCTTGGGTGTTTATTATTTCTGGCTCATTGGCACTTCTAATTGCTTTTTTAACCGTGAGTACTCAAGCCATAAAAGCCGCAATTGCCAATCCTGTAAAAAGCTTAAGAACCGAATAA